A single region of the Diadema setosum chromosome 14, eeDiaSeto1, whole genome shotgun sequence genome encodes:
- the LOC140237974 gene encoding E3 ubiquitin-protein ligase TRIM45-like yields the protein MAMFHQISSQNLECSICLALFKQPKSLTCSHTFCKDCLESIFQTRPNQQTIACPVCRKETPIPSGDVSKLQTNIPLSSLVDEVKTKSPTCSVCEMDEKPPAVSYCQDCGDNMCASCEKDHSNWKRFSNHTVVTMEEVMSGKVPLKRRRKCKKHPNEDEDCFCPNCREYTCSKCWMLKHLQEGHKLEEAAIHEEKLMKNIDKLKERTTSKKTTVETHIEFIETQRNEINTMLRKLSDDIDKTYEEYMKLLSARREALKCQVKRLSEKFEKELQTMEEESRQSVSQMDAMEELVNNGIKVPLEKDALFAHDTLCENLKSFLGRDDPDDQSARGVTERAQKISFRRYVKVNELCLGDLKRWDAKADVELPVKDSMNCMTRVRDGKMMVVGSGLGGIHFYSRDGESQQSVLKDVFFVANIGFLSDGRSVVRDEENKLSLYTAQWEKLHVTFETMSEDEGDYGGLTVDRDDNIYVGYRKLKKIHVFTPQGGKAVREISCDGHIPMQLFSYHTTGKLNLTDSLEVVCLDSEGKMENVLKEEGTSAWPAVCRDDSVIVAWVKHKEDLVSIARYTMDLEHVHNIITDFKIQKPERHWYFLQEFESGEIALCTPDRLYIFQSLSCQI from the coding sequence ATGGCAATGTTTCATCAAATCAGCAGCCAGAATCTTGAGTGTTCTATCTGCCTGGCACTTTTCAAACAACCTAAATCACTGACATGTTCTCACACCTTCTGCAAAGACTGTCTGGAAAGTATCTTTCAAACTCGGCCAAACCAACAAACTATAGCATGCCCTGTGTGCAGGAAAGAAACACCCATACCCAGTGGAGATGTTAGTAagttacaaacaaacataccgTTGAGTTCTCTAGTGGACGAAGTTAAAACTAAGAGTCCAACATGTTCAGTTTGTGAGATGGACGAAAAGCCACCAGCTGTGTCCTACTGTCAGGACTGTGGGGACAATATGTGTGCATCCTGTGAGAAAGACCATTCTAACTGGAAACGGTTCTCTAACCACACAGTGGTGACAATGGAGGAGGTGATGTCAGGAAAAGTTCCGCTCAAGAGGCGACGGAAATGTAAGAAACATCCTAATGAGGATGAAGACTGTTTCTGCCCTAATTGCCGGGAGTACACGTGCAGTAAATGTTGGATGCTGAAGCATTTGCAAGAAGGACACAAGCTGGAAGAGGCAGCTATCCATGAagagaaattaatgaaaaatatcgacaaattgaaagaaagaacaacTTCAAAGAAAACAACCGTTGAAACccatatcgagttcatagagacaCAACGGAATGAAATAAACACTATGCTGAGAAAGCTCAGTGATGACATCGACAAGACGTACGAGGAATACATGAAACTACTGTCAGCCAGAAGAGAGGCCCTGAAATGTCAAGTGAAACGATTGTCTGAAAAATTTGAGAAGGAATTACAAACTATGGAGGAAGAGAGTCGGCAATCAGTCAGTCAAATGGACGCTATGGAAGAGCTGGTTAATAACGGCATAAAGGTACCGCTGGAGAAAGACGCGTTATTTGCGCACGACACGCTGTGCGAGAACTTGAAGAGCTTTCTTGGACGAGATGATCCTGACGACCAATCAGCGAGAGGTGTGACAGAACGTGCTCAGAAGATTTCATTCCGTAGATACGtgaaggtcaatgaactttgccTTGGAGACCTGAAAAGGTGGGATGCCAAAGCAGACGTAGAGCTCCCAGTCAAAGACAGCAtgaactgtatgactcgtgtACGAGACGGTAAGATGATGGTGGTGGGATCGGGTCTAGGTGGAATCCATTTCTATTCCCGTGATGGCGAGTCACAGCAGAGCGTGTTGAAGGATGTCTTCTTTGTGGCTAACATTGGATTCCTGTCTGATGGTCGAAGTGTTGTACGAGACGAAGAAAACAAGCTCTCACTCTACACTGCACAGTGGGAGAAGCTCCACGTCACGTTCGAGACGATGAGTGAGGATGAAGGAGATTATGGTGGTCTCACTGTGGATAGAGATGATAATATCTATGTGGGTTATAGGAAGCTCAAGAAGATCCACGTATTTACCCCACAGGGAGGTAAGGCAGTCAGGGAAATATCGTGTGATGGACACATACCTATGCAATTATTCTCCTATCATACTACGGGGAAACTGAATCTGACAGACTCATTAGAAGTCGTGTGTCTTGATAGTGAGGGGAAGATGGAGAATGTCTTGAAGGAGGAGGGTACGTCTGCCTGGCCAGCTGTTTGTCGAGATGATTCGGTCATTGTAGCCTGGGTAAAGCACAAGGAGGATCTCGTCAGTATCGCTCGATACACGATGGATTTAGAGCACGTGCACAATATCATCACTGATTTTAAGATACAAAAACCAGAAAGACATTGGTACTTTCTACAAGAGTTTGAGAGTGGTGAGATAGCTCTCTGCACTCCAGATAGACTTTACATATTTCAATCGCTATCATGTCAAATTTGA